tttgagaaatggcagatgaaaagaaaaattgttaagcaatatacctatgatccaaatcttgtcaaaaacaTGCATATTCCTGATGTCGCTGCtttaattgaacatcaaaatattcatcccttagtgcaatgtgatactccgtactgtgaaaatatcGTCAGAgccttctatgcaggatttacaaaaggggatggttgtaatttccgtttcaaaatgggctctagATCGCATGTcgttgacaaacgggcttggattagtatctttggtctcaaaattgtaggCGATGAATTATGTATAGAAGACGGGGACGTACCGGGAATctatgaccatgtggcctacatgaagtctatcctcaaagatccttccgtctttgacaaacctaatgaaacaataacagccggtcacctgaagagagatcctaggcttctaaattgggtcatctcaagaatcattcgaccaagagcaggaggctactcaagaattgaaagaaatgaagtcatactcatgtatctgctgcaaaacagaacgcgtatacattggccttacttcctagctgctaagtttcatgaggtccaacagaaaactacagccctgtgttatggatcaatcattcaaacaattgttaaTCACTTCGGTATGCGGCTTGATCACCTACACTACATCAGCATACaccaatctcaagaattctcacaaactaccttgactcttatgggataccattggaatccggttaggaaaacctactatcttcTTCAGAAGGGAACCGGGAAGGTCATTTACAATTATGATGACCcaacggagtttggaaacaatgcaggaaatgaagaagagggacttgatcaagacaatgcaaatgttgatgatcaccacatggaagatgtagcacaagatacggatgcaaattggagatatgttccgccacaacaagaggatatcccttggggatacacagctccgcctccgccggatcaaaccaacatcatctCCATGTTAGAGAAcatgcaactcctacaacaacaacacttcgacactcaacagctccaattccaacaaatgcaacagctccaacaagatcgctatgacgaacaacaacaacaatatcaatcgttgtacaacttagttcaagatcacaaaagcgattttgagacgttTTCCTCCAACTCCACTCTAAGAcaaaatcagtttgaggaaacggcattgcatcgccatgctaacataagccaaagcttcaacactctcaacatgtctgtgctggatctgttggaacaggttgaagaagatcgacctcatacatttcaaagaggaagaggaagaaggggcaggcgttaggatgcattattcatcatatcatcatttcattgcatttcatgtcaTTAAGCATTATGTTAAAATTTTATATGATGTAGTACCTTTTGTGCTGTTTGTTATCAATCTCttggactactatgtatgttgtgggGTTTCTTTAAAACATGTTTCGTTCTTATGATTTCACTATTTACATTTATCTATTTCTATGAATACCGGCATTCTTTATTTCTCTTGctactctcctcttctgtttctttgtttctctttttgatgttgtcaaagggggagatagatgcaatagatgctgagtgtacgggggagctttgtgaagagattgcttggttgagagatagatgctggatgtacgggggagccttgctGAGTCTTCATCACTGTCCTCATCACTTATTACCAAAgctttgactattggtttgccatcatcaaaaagggggagtatgtgaatacaagattacactcaaagatgtttttgattcatggcaaactcaaataagcaatCAAACAACAAGGCaggagcagaaaactcaaagaaaagcaagcattgatcactcatgatagtacaggttgatctactatgcatataggtcgactcaacacaagcagaacaagaagaacccagaaaatcagcagttaggtcgacctaccgtcaacccaggtcgacctgaaatggagaaaaatccatatacttctgctaggtcgactcacagatcatttaggtcgacctaaaatgaagaaatcttcatatcagtctgctaggtcgacctactccttaaacaggtcgacctaactgggagcaaaattctgcaagcactgctaggtcgacctaacctctacaagaggtcgacctaactgatcaagaaagtccaaaattcagttattcttggctccaactgttatgcaatcatatatattgtgcaagggttaattattctaaaacaccaacgactgaaagatacacaaacgcttctcatcttcgttcttcgtcatctccaacacaattacacataatcattcttgcgttgcgggttagtgatgagttcgataacatccatggaacggaattgaagattcctagtgggagaaggtttgtggggtttgttggtgaataaaatctgcgggttttgtcctccacgacgggtggttcttgggggtttttatcaagaggcgttcattgaggattcggctgagtgtaacgattgaggaatggggagttcaaggaatcaagacaatgcagaagggaatcgaagtgaagctcttggataaccttgatcttgctcaagattaagggggaagaagattcaaaggatcgacataattggtttatcgtttatcgctttgttatcttctttgtataaactgctttcaacattaatgaaagttttcccaatttcaatttggaattgggggcagacgtagtcgtagcgaggacggtcgacgaactgcctaaacaaatatcgtgttcttatcgcttttatcttttcctttacattctgttcataattggtataattgctaaattgatcaatgattcaagtgttaaaattgtgaattaaaagttctgtataaacatcacaattcaccacatcttgaattagcatgaatctgaatattgtcaccaagtgtttgtctatttgcttaatccaccttactgcattgcaaatcacagtttgtcaatctagaagttaattgatattcagttgtgacacgtattgattcgatagcatatctcTTTATCTGTGATTTCAACTATTTTGTAgttttgtaacacatataactctttgcaatagcggtccggaatagacacaagtcgattcagaaccgctttcgctatagtctgtaataattccggaaaaactgtgtaggatctattcaccccccctctagatccttaggccagcgtctaacaaaaaCCACACAACAAATCAGAAGGGTTGCTGCTATCCCCGTGTTGGAAGAGGACCGACATGAAGACTTGTTTCCTGAAAGTGAATGGGGATTTCCACATGACGCTGGAAGGATGTTTAGAGGTTTGGAAGAGAGGATGAGGGCAATGGAAGGCCAAGGACTTGGTATGGATATCAGTGATTTGGGTTTGGTTCCTGGCGTCCGTGTGCCACTGAAATTCAAAGTACCtgattttgagaaatacaagggtaatACTTTCCCTAAGACACATGTTTGAGCTTACTATCGCAAAATGCATGTATACTCTGAGGATGAAGGACTGCTGATGCATTTTTTGCAAGATAGCCTGACTGGGGCCTCCTTGGAATGGTATATGAGGTTGGAGAGAACTCACATCCGAAGTTGGAGGGACCTAGTTGAGGCCTTCGTGAAGCAGTATCAGTATAATGTTGACATGGCCCCGAATCGCACTCAGTTATAGAATCTAGCCGAGAAAGCTAATGAGTTTTTCAAAGAATATGCGCAGAAATGGTGCGAGTTGGCAGCTAGAGTCCAGCCACCTATGTTGGAAAGAGAGATGATGGACCTATTCACCAACACTCTGGAGGGCCAATACTACTCCGCCTGCTCTGCATCCTCGAGTTTCGCTGGGTTGGTTATGATTGGTGAACGAATTGAAAGTGGGATTAAGGCTGGTAGAATACAGAATCCAAGTGCTGCTAGTTCCTCTTCTAGGGCTGGTGGAAAGAAGCCATACAATGGGTTTGCCATGAAGAGGGAAGGTTAGACTAGTGCTGCTTACTATGGCGGGGGCAGAAATCAGGCTCATCAACAAATAGCCGCTGTGACTATACCAAATACTCCCTTCCAACATCAACAACAAGGGTATCCGCCACGTCAGTATCAACAACGACCGAAAATTCCAGAAAGGGTTTTCGATCCGATCCCAATGACATATGCTCAAGTACTGCCATATCTCCTCGATTTGAAGTTAGTACAATTAAGGACTCTAGCCACTCCTGCAAAGTTGCCTCCTAATTGGGATGCCAATGCAAGATGTGAATTCCACTTTGGGGCACCTGGGCACAATATTGAAAATTGTAAAGCATTGAAAAATCTGGTTCAAAATCTTCTCGACTCTAAGGCCATTGAGTTCACTCTTACTCAAGGACCTAATGTTGTTCAAAATCCCATGCCTCCCCATGGAACTCATGCTGCAAATGCCATCGAGGTTGTTGAAGACGCTTGCTTGGCCAAGGATGTGATTGAATTGGGTTCATTGTTGCCATTATTGAAGTCAGATTTATTGAGGATGGGTCTATACTCTGGTTGTGGAGAATTCTGTACTAATTGCATGACCGTGTCCACAGTTTGTGATAAGGTGAAAAGTGAGATTCAACAGTTGATGGATAGTGGGTATCTACAGTTTGAGCTAAGCGACGTCCTGAAAGGCTTGAAAATGCAGTTAATGTGGTATCCATCCCGTATACTCCTGCTAAGATTCTAGTTCCTGCCAGAGCGCCGCCCTTGGTCATTACGTTGCCTGGTCCCGTTCCGTATACTAGTGAAAAAGCAATCCCATGGAATTATGGCGGAGAAGTTTTCTACCAAGGGGCCAAGTATGAGATTAAAATGCCGGTTGAGAAAGAAGATGTGGATAATGTTGTTGGCGTTGGAAGGATGACAAGAAGTGGTCGTATTTTCAATCCTCCCCAGAATACTCACGATGAAAATGCAGAAGCTCTAGCTCAAGCAAAAGGGAAAAGAGTGGTAGAAGATACAGTGGATCAGGGGCAAAGCTCTAACTCTGAGGACACTGTGGCCAAAGAAATGGAAGAATTCCTAAAGATCATCAAGAAGAGTGAATATAAAGTGGTTGACCAACTGAGTCAAACTCAATCAAAGATTTCGATCTTACAGTTGCTCTTGTGTTCGGAGACACATCGAAATGCTTTATAGAGGCTTCTAAGTACTGCCTTTGTCCCTCCAGAAATTTCAGTGAATCAACTTGAAGGAGTGGTGTCAAACATCAATGCTGGTAATGGATTGGGATTCACCGATGCTGATCTGCCTCCCGAAGGTAAAAACCACAATAGAGCTTTACATATATCGGTGGAGTGTAAAGGGACTATGTTATCACGTGTTCTCGTGGATAATGGATCTTCTTTGAATGTGTTGCCGAAGTCGTCCTTGATGAGGCTAGATTATTCTGGTGTCGAGATAAGGCCGAGTGAATTGACAGTGAGAGCCTTTGATGGGTCGAAGAGATCAGTGTTTGGGGAGGTTGACTTGCCAATAATGATAGGCCCTCAGCTTTTCACTATTACTTTCTTTGTGATGGATATCCACCCGTCTTACAGTTGTCTCCTGGGATGTCCATGGATCCATGCCGCTAGGGCCGTGACTTCCACATTGCATCAGAAACTCAAATTCGCGACTCAAGGATAGATAGTCACAATATGTGGGGAGGAAGAACACGTGGTAAGCCATCTTGCGTCCTTTAGGTATATTGATGTGGAAGGAGAGGTCCACGAGACGCCTTGCCAAGCCTTTGAGGCTGTCCAGACTATCAAGATCCCTTATGTTGACAATAAGAAGTTGGAGGCTCCCATGCCTTCACTAAAGGAAGCTAAAGCTGTGGTTGAATCTGGTCATCCTGAAGGATGGGGCCGAGTCTTGGATCTACCAATCAAGCAGGATAAATGTGGGATTGGATATCAGTTGGGTCAGAGTTCATCTAATGAGGCCTCCAAGAAGCCCGAAACCTTGGTTCCGATCAAGTTCTCTAGTGCTGGCATCGTCAAGGATCATATTTGTGCTGCTGATGAGGATATGGATAGCGATTATGACATTGAAGAATGGATCAAGCCGTGTGTCCCAGGACAGAAGCTTCTCAACTGGTCGTTCGAGGACATCATCTCAATTGCTTCTGATCAAGAGTAATACTGTCTGTTTTTGTTTATCATACAATAATTCCTGTGTTCTGCCCAAGACACAATGAACACATGTAGGGCAtcatttgttgtttttcaatgtAAAACCGTTAATAAAAGgacatttttgcattcaaatatttttctccctgtctttctttttttactttcacatttattttaaataaataaaaaaataaaaaaatcgcaacgtttcttattcatcatcatccctccactctaaaataaagcataaataaTAATTCATGCAGATCCACTTCTCCTCCAGATTCTATTGGTAACGATCTTGCTATGCCTCGTTATGACTTCAACAATCCTATCTACaccgctgaagaaggggatgaagaagattgtgaactccctgatgagttggccagattgttgaaacaagaagagaaagtgatcgaGCCACATCAAGAGCCTATTGAGACGGTGAATCTTGGCACCGAAGAGATGATAAGGGAGGTTAAAATAGGGGCGTCTTTGAATGAGGATGTGAAAGAAAAGTTGATTggaatgttgaaagagtatgctgGTATCTTCGCCTGTTCTTACGATGATATGCCTGGATTAGATAGTGATATTGtcgtacacaggttacctcttaAAGAAAACTCTCCACCTGTCAAACAGAAACTCAGGAGAACACGTcctgacatgtccaagaaaatccagGAAGAGGTTCAGAAACAgtttgatgcaggttttcttgctgtaacagtttatccaccatgggtcgccaatattgtacctgtacctaagaaagatgggaaagtacgaatgtgtgtcgactatcgagatctgaatagagcgagcccgaaggatgatttcccgcttcctcacattgatgtgttggtaGATAACACTGCTCAGTtctcggttttctccttcatggatggtttttctggttacaatcaaataaagatggtgcccgaggacatggaaaagacaacattcattacgccttggggcaccttttgttacaaggtcatgccgtttgggttgaagaatgttggggcaacatatcaaagagctatggtgacgttgtttcacgacatgattcataaagagatcgaggtctatgtggacgacatgattgcaaagtcccatACTGAGGAGGAGCACCTTGTCCAcctgaagaaattgtttgaaaggtTAAGAAAATTCAGTTTAAGGTTGAATCCCAATAAATGCACCTTCGGGGTGAGATCAGGAAAGTTGCTTGGTTTCATCGTAAGTGAAAAGGGTATTGAAGTCGATCCCGCCAAGGTAAAAGCTATataagagatgcctgagccgagaactgaGAAACAGGTTCGTGGGTTCCTGGGAAGGTTGAATTATATtgcaaggttcatctcacacctTACCGCCACGTGTGAACCTATCTTCAAGCTATTGAGAAAGAATCCGGCAATAATGTGGGATGACGATTGTCAAAAGGCCTTTGATAAGGTTAAAGAGTATTTGCAAGAGCCTCCAATCCTCATGCCTCCAGTGGAAGgtagacctttgataatgtacctgAAGGTCCtcgagaattcaatggggtgtgtgatGGGTCTgcatgacgagtccggtcgaaaagagcacgcaatttattaccttagcaaaaagtttaccgattgtgaaacaagatactcactactcgagaaaacttgatgtgctttggcatgggctgcttgccgactaagacagtatatgttgactcataccactttattgatttcaaagatggatccgattaaatatatatttgagaaaccAGCATTGACGGGAaggattgcccgttggcaaatgatcttgacagaatatgacatacAATACACTACTCAGAAGGCCATTAAAAGTAGTGTAATTGCTGATTATCTTGCGCATCAACCTGTGGAGGCTTACCAGTCTATgtactttgagtttcctgatgaggatattgttagacgctggcctaaggatctagagggggggtgaatagatccttcACAGTTTTTCCAGGATTAttacagactatagcgaaagcggttctgaatcgacttgcgtctattccggactgctattgcaaagggttatatatgttacaaaaccacaaaatagttgaaatcacagataaagagatatgctatcgaatcaatacgtgtcacaactgaatatcaattaacttctagattgtcaagctttgatttgcaatgcagtaatggtggattaagcaaatagacaaacacttggtgacaatattcaaattgatgctaattcaagatgtggtgaattgtgatgtttatacagaacttttaattcacaattttaacacttgaatcattgatcaattttgcaattataccaattatgaacagaatgtaaaggaaaagataaaggcgataagaacacgatatttgtttaggcagttcgtcgaccgtcttcgctacgactacgtctgcccccaattccaaattgaaattgggaaaactttcattaatgttgaaagcagtttatacaaagaagataacaaagcgataaacgataaaccaattatgtcgatcctttgaatcttcttcccccttaatcttgagcaagatcaaggttatccaagagcttcactttgattcccttctgcagtgtcttgattccttgaactccccgttcctcaatcgttacactcagccgaatcctcaatgaacgcctcttgataaaaacccccaagaaccacccgtcgtggaggacaaaacccgcagattttattcaccaacaaaccccacaaaccttcacccactaggaatcttcaattccgttccatggacgttatcgaactcatcactaacccgcaacgcaagaatgattatgtgtaattgtgttggagatgacgaagaacgaagatgagaagcgtctgtgtatctttcagtcgttggtgttattgaataattaacccttgcacaatatatatgattgcataacagttggagccaagaataactgaattttggactttcttgatcagttaggtcgacctgttgacgagcctaggtcgacctagcagaagtgccTTTGTTTtgcttccagttaggtcgacctgttgtagagcttaggtcgacctagcagtgcttgcagaattatgctcccagttaggtcgacctgttgaaggagtaggtcgaccagaatcctcttctgatgcgttctgggaacaatttcttagattaggtcgacctagttgttatgtaggtctacctagcagactgatatgaggATTTCTTCATTTTtggtcgacctaaatgatctgtgagtcgacctagcagaagtatatggatttttctccattttaggtcgacctgggttgacagtaggtcgacctaactgctgattttctgcattattcttgttcagcttgtgttgagtcgacctatatgcatagtagatcaacctgtgctttcatgagtgatcaatgctttgcttttctgattccgccttgttgtttggatgctcatttgagtttgccatagatcaaaaacatctttgagtgtaatcttgtattcacatactccccctttttgatgatggcaaaccaatagtcaaagctttggtagtaagtgataaagactcaacaaggctcccccgtacatccagcatctatctctcaaccagGCAATTTCtaaacaaggctcccccgtacactcagcatctattgcatctatctccccctttgacaacatcaaaaagagaaacaaagaaacagaataggagagtaacaagagaaacatagataaaactcGAGCATGCATAGTCGAATGTTTAAGATGAAACACATACAAGAGCAAGAGATATATGTGTAtaaagtcactataagcatgttaattgatagcatattacagtatcaatgaaatttttggaagtgaacaataaacatgttaccgtcTTCTCAGTGTATAGGTGTCACCGTTCATGGAAGTCCTTAGTCATTGACTTGATAAAGAGCTACCTTTAAGAAATGATGTTAGCTTGagaataaacaatatatatagaaataaagtaaaggaataactttaggaggaataagcgtagttagcccaaattagagatatctagtatccctaattccctacgaatgtcgaagtgttgctccgttgctagaggtttggtgaaaatgtcggctagttgcttcttgctttctatatGTTCaagtgtaacgtctcctttctctacatgatctcttaggaagtgatgccttatttcaatatgtttggttcgtgagtgtaggacaggattcttgcttaagtttattgcacttgtgttgtcgcacatgataggtatgtgatcaagcttgatgccaaagtcaagaagttgttgcttgagccataatatctgtgcACAACAGCTTcctgcagctacatattctgctttagcagtagataatgcaaccgatacttgtttcttgctatgccaacttatcaatgaatttgagaaaagatgacatgttccactggtactTTTCctgtcggatttgcagccagcaaaatctgagtccgAGAATCCTACCAAGTGACAATCATTTCCGTTTGGATACCATAGACCAtaagtagtagttccacgtaaatagcgcagaattcttttgacaaccttgaggtgagattcttttggacaagattgatatcttgcacacatacacacactaaacataatgtccggtCTTGAGGAGGTAAGATATAATAGTGAACCTATCCTACCTCGGTACAGTtttacatcaacctctttacctttctcatctttgtctaggttagtgtttgttgccataggtgtgttgaTCTCttttgcctcactcattccaaatttcttgagcagctctgtacaatatttcgtttgactcacaaacgttccatgactgagttgcttgatttgtaggccaaggaagaagttTAGTTcgcccatgagactcatctcaaattcactatgCATAAGCTTAgagaaatctttgacaagttttgcattagtcaatccaaatataatatcatctacatagacttgtactaagagaacatctttatccTTTCGTTTAATAaaaagagtagtgtcaactttacctctagagtacccttgactaagaagaaatttactCATtctttcgtaccaagcccgaggggcttgtttaagaccataaagagcacgtttcagcttataaacatgagtaggatacatgtaattctcaaagccaggttgctgagcaacatagacttcttcatttatgtagccatttagaaaggcacttttaacatccatttggaatagtttgaagtcttttgaactaGCATAGGCAAGCAAGAGACGAattgcttcgagacgtgctacaggagcgtacgtctcttcataatcaataccttcctcttgattataaccttgggcaactaatctagccttgtttctagtaataacgccattttcatcaagtttgttacgaaaaacccatctagtgccgattacttgatgatctcccggatgagggactaaatcccaaacatcattccgtttaaattggtttaatttttcttgcatggccattagccaatgctcatcaagtaatgcgtccttagcgtttttcggctcaacttgtgaaacaaaagcaaaatgatgacagaagttacttatccttgatcGTGTTGTAACGCcttttgagatgtctcctattatattgtcaattggatgatcttttacatttgtccaAGCCTTTGGAAGTTCTTCATTATTAGAGATGCTTTCCTCTTTAtgttcatcatgagactcatctttctctttctcagcatctttctttacaatactttcattttcgtcttccttatctcgGACAATGTCTTCAGCGGAtggacctacacttcctttaccgagtatggctccccgattgttgtctccataggtgacaaacccctttttctttgcttgaaactcaacgaaaagagatatgtctcccgtcatgtgtctcgaacatccgctatcaaggaaccacaacctttcggcaatatCAAGACAtttttcagctttctttttcttgtgttgatgagccatgagacaTAAATTTGCtacttcttcttcatcgcttgatgagctttcactagatgaatcactttcccatgctatgtaggctcttttagatttgttatgacctttgctttggttcttctctttttccttcttaaggtatggacaatccggtttgtaatgaccggctttcccacaattgaagcacagccctttgatttttcctttgtcgTTGTCATATTGTTTGAACTtggttgattgctttctatagttgatcaatcctttgttagaatgttttgctccatttttctttagatatttgttgtatcttcgcacaaacagtcccatttcttcttcatcggagtcttcatcatcacttgtatcactatcctctagctcttgtattgaggtcttggagcttgaagcttttagagctattgacttcttctctacctccttttccatgttcttttctttctttgcccttttctcatgcatgtcaaggcatttaaggtgttgttcatgttcctctagtttaccaaaaagagtggtaatatctaaagtgttgagatcatttgcttcctttattgctgtaactttgggttgccattccctgttcaaatatcttaagattttgttagtagcaactgcattggaaacaggtctatcaagagaatttaatcgatttttcaggtgaacgaatctcttctgcatgctttcgatggattcaccatcttccatgtggaaaagttcgaactcttgagttagcgtattgatcctagctagtttgacatcatccgttccctcgtgggtaacttgcaatgtgtcccacatagctttagcggatctacaatgggaaacgcgatagtattcatcaactcctagagctgagattagaatgtttctcgctttccaatcgtatgcatatttcttttcatcttcagcattccaagtattttctggttttggaacaactgcaccagcttcatttgtcatagtgatctgaaatggaccattgacaatagatgtccagatgttcctatcaattgcattgatatggacacacatacaatccttccaatagccgtagttt
The Vicia villosa cultivar HV-30 ecotype Madison, WI linkage group LG6, Vvil1.0, whole genome shotgun sequence genome window above contains:
- the LOC131614145 gene encoding uncharacterized protein LOC131614145 is translated as MTYAQVLPYLLDLKLVQLRTLATPAKLPPNWDANARCEFHFGAPGHNIENCKALKNLVQNLLDSKAIEFTLTQGPNVVQNPMPPHGTHAANAIEVVEDACLAKDVIELGSLLPLLKSDLLRMGLYSGCGEFFNVVSIPYTPAKILVPARAPPLVITLPGPVPYTSEKAIPWNYGGEVFYQGAKYEIKMPVEKEDVDNVVGVGRMTRSGRIFNPPQNTHDENAEALAQAKGKRVVEDTVDQGQSSNSEDTVAKEMEEFLKIIKKSEYKVRLLSTAFVPPEISVNQLEGVVSNINAGNGLGFTDADLPPEGKNHNRALHISVECKGTMLSRVLVDNGSSLNVLPKSSLMRLDYSGVEIRPSELTVRAFDGSKRSVFGEVDLPIMIGPQLFTITFFVMDIHPSYSCLLGCPWIHAARAVTSTLHQKLKFATQG